In Virgibacillus sp. NKC19-16, a single genomic region encodes these proteins:
- the rpsP gene encoding 30S ribosomal protein S16, whose amino-acid sequence MAVKIRLKRMGSKRNPFYRIIVADSRSPRDGRSIEQIGTYNPVVNPIEVKIDEEKALDWMANGAKPSDTVRNLFSKEGIMKKFHDRKNQS is encoded by the coding sequence ATGGCTGTTAAAATTCGTTTGAAACGTATGGGATCCAAAAGGAATCCATTTTATCGTATTATTGTAGCTGATTCACGTTCTCCTCGTGATGGACGTTCTATTGAACAAATTGGAACATATAACCCTGTAGTTAATCCAATTGAAGTTAAAATAGATGAAGAAAAAGCTCTTGATTGGATGGCAAATGGTGCAAAACCAAGCGATACTGTACGAAATCTTTTCTCAAAAGAAGGCATCATGAAGAAATTTCACGATCGAAAAAATCAATCGTAA
- a CDS encoding YlqD family protein — MKIIKNVLIKQIVTEKSKEKLQKSFHESKMRLEQECQQLRFEQRKLEHKAGVSKQDIAHRFQQEINNRKEKIKLADFKIEQLDMLELGSEIIEKEVEALVEVGVGSHWDEIMGERAIVIKDDIVIRVDN, encoded by the coding sequence GTGAAAATAATAAAGAATGTCCTAATCAAACAAATTGTCACAGAGAAAAGTAAAGAAAAATTACAGAAAAGTTTTCATGAATCTAAAATGCGGCTTGAACAAGAGTGTCAACAATTGCGCTTTGAACAACGGAAACTGGAACATAAAGCAGGTGTCTCCAAACAGGATATCGCTCATCGTTTTCAGCAGGAAATCAATAATAGAAAAGAGAAAATCAAATTAGCTGATTTTAAAATCGAGCAGCTAGACATGCTAGAACTGGGTAGTGAAATTATTGAAAAAGAAGTTGAAGCTCTTGTTGAAGTGGGTGTTGGATCACATTGGGACGAAATTATGGGAGAAAGAGCGATTGTCATCAAAGACGATATCGTAATTCGAGTTGATAATTAG
- the rimM gene encoding ribosome maturation factor RimM (Essential for efficient processing of 16S rRNA) — translation MTENMFNIGKIINTHGTRGEVKVMRITDFEERFAVGETVYAVKEDEKLIELVIAAHRIHKGFDLIIFEGFDNINDVEHLKGAQLKITEDQLTDLDEGEFYYHEIIGCDIYTDSGEKLGKIKEILSPGANDVWVVKQPKGKDILIPYISEVVTEIDIDAKKVVIEPMEGLLD, via the coding sequence ATGACCGAGAACATGTTTAATATTGGAAAAATCATAAATACACATGGAACGCGTGGAGAAGTCAAAGTAATGCGTATCACTGATTTTGAAGAACGGTTTGCTGTTGGGGAAACAGTGTATGCTGTTAAAGAAGATGAAAAATTGATCGAATTGGTTATTGCTGCACATCGCATACATAAGGGATTTGATCTAATCATTTTTGAAGGTTTTGATAACATTAATGATGTAGAGCATTTAAAGGGAGCACAGTTAAAAATCACAGAAGATCAGTTGACTGATTTGGACGAGGGTGAATTTTATTACCATGAAATAATCGGTTGTGATATTTATACAGATAGCGGAGAAAAATTGGGGAAAATTAAAGAGATTTTGTCCCCTGGCGCCAATGATGTATGGGTGGTAAAGCAGCCAAAGGGTAAGGATATATTAATACCTTATATAAGCGAAGTCGTGACTGAAATTGATATAGATGCCAAAAAAGTTGTTATTGAACCAATGGAAGGATTGCTGGACTAA
- the trmD gene encoding tRNA (guanosine(37)-N1)-methyltransferase TrmD codes for MHIDILTLFPEMITGVFNSSMLKKARDKEKFSYNLVNFRDYSENKHQKVDDYPYGGGAGMVLTPQPIFDAVEAVTKEKEPPPRIVLMSPQGEPYTQQKAEELARIEHLVFICGHYEGYDERIREHLATDEISIGDYVLTGGELGAMVVVDSVVRLLPDVLGNTESAPDDSFSTGLLEHPHYTRPADFRGMTVPEVLLSGNHANIAMWRKRESLKRTYERRSDLIDNGALSETEENIINAIKNNEKL; via the coding sequence ATGCATATTGATATATTAACCTTATTTCCGGAAATGATTACAGGTGTCTTCAATTCCTCTATGCTTAAAAAAGCCCGGGATAAAGAAAAGTTCAGCTATAATCTGGTTAATTTTCGAGACTACAGTGAAAATAAGCATCAGAAAGTGGATGATTATCCATATGGCGGAGGAGCTGGTATGGTATTGACCCCACAACCTATCTTTGATGCAGTAGAAGCTGTAACAAAAGAAAAAGAGCCCCCTCCTCGGATTGTTCTCATGAGCCCACAAGGCGAGCCGTATACGCAACAAAAAGCGGAAGAATTAGCCCGCATTGAGCACCTCGTATTTATTTGTGGACATTATGAAGGCTATGATGAGCGAATCAGAGAACATCTTGCTACAGATGAAATATCTATCGGAGATTATGTCTTAACAGGTGGGGAGCTTGGTGCGATGGTGGTTGTTGATAGTGTTGTTCGCCTGCTGCCGGATGTTCTAGGAAATACGGAATCAGCACCGGATGACTCCTTTTCAACTGGATTATTAGAGCATCCACATTACACCAGGCCAGCTGACTTTCGTGGAATGACTGTCCCGGAGGTGTTGCTATCCGGTAATCATGCGAATATTGCCATGTGGCGAAAGCGTGAATCGCTTAAAAGAACTTACGAGCGACGAAGTGATTTAATAGATAACGGTGCATTATCAGAAACAGAGGAAAATATAATAAATGCTATTAAAAATAATGAAAAATTATAG
- the rplS gene encoding 50S ribosomal protein L19 translates to MQKLIADITKDQLRTDHPDFRPGDTLKVHVKVVEGSRERIQVFEGVVIKRQNGGISETFTVRKISYGVGVERTFPLHSPRIDKIEVSRRGIVRRAKLYYLRNLRGKAARIKERR, encoded by the coding sequence ATGCAAAAACTTATTGCAGACATCACAAAAGATCAGCTACGCACTGATCATCCTGATTTCCGCCCAGGTGACACGCTAAAAGTTCACGTGAAGGTTGTTGAGGGAAGTCGTGAGCGTATTCAGGTGTTCGAAGGTGTTGTAATTAAACGCCAAAATGGTGGAATCAGTGAAACATTTACAGTAAGAAAGATTTCTTACGGTGTAGGTGTTGAACGTACTTTCCCATTACATTCACCACGAATCGATAAAATCGAAGTTTCCCGTCGTGGTATTGTACGTCGTGCGAAGTTATATTATCTTCGTAATTTACGCGGTAAAGCAGCACGTATTAAAGAACGCAGATAA
- the lepB gene encoding signal peptidase I — protein sequence MAKQKSEWFDWIKALLIAFALAFIIRMFFFAPIVVDGPSMLPTLQDKDQMIVNKFIYQIKEPERFDIVVFHASTQRDFIKRIIGLPGEHVAYENNVLYINGEAVEEPFITKQNGLYQQHTNDFVLENLPGGYGRIPEGYVLVLGDNRRNSTDSRMLGVISMDEIVGKTNLIYWPLDRIQIVGE from the coding sequence ATGGCTAAACAAAAAAGTGAATGGTTCGATTGGATAAAAGCGTTATTGATTGCTTTTGCGCTTGCTTTTATTATTCGAATGTTCTTTTTTGCACCAATTGTTGTTGATGGTCCATCCATGCTGCCAACATTGCAGGATAAGGATCAAATGATTGTGAATAAGTTTATTTATCAAATCAAAGAACCAGAGCGATTTGATATCGTTGTTTTTCATGCTTCTACACAAAGGGATTTTATAAAACGGATTATTGGTTTGCCTGGTGAGCATGTTGCATATGAAAATAATGTCCTGTACATTAATGGAGAAGCAGTTGAAGAACCATTTATAACAAAACAAAATGGCTTATATCAGCAGCATACAAACGATTTTGTATTAGAAAATCTCCCAGGTGGTTACGGGCGTATACCAGAAGGATATGTGCTTGTTTTAGGCGATAATCGAAGGAATTCAACGGATAGTCGTATGCTAGGTGTTATTTCCATGGATGAAATTGTTGGTAAGACAAATTTAATTTATTGGCCATTGGATCGAATACAAATCGTAGGAGAGTAG
- the ylqF gene encoding ribosome biogenesis GTPase YlqF, with translation MTIQWFPGHMAKARREVEEKLKLVDFVMELVDARAPLSSQNPMLQQVLQNKPKMIVLMKKDLADDRETEKWIKHFKENDVRTLAIDVNDKADINRIIQLAKELGQEKMEKLKKKGINPRPSRAMIIGIPNVGKSTLINRLANKKIAKTGDIPGVTKQQLWIKVKKDFELLDTPGILWPKFEDEMVGYRLAAIGTIKDKLLSLQDITAFVIQYMQEQYPDLVEERYAINRDMEDMWEIFTAIGKQRGALESGGEVNFEKVSDIVLGDLRTGRLGAITLESP, from the coding sequence ATGACAATACAGTGGTTTCCGGGACATATGGCAAAAGCAAGGCGGGAAGTAGAAGAAAAGTTAAAGCTTGTAGATTTTGTCATGGAATTGGTTGATGCAAGGGCGCCATTATCATCACAAAATCCAATGCTTCAGCAAGTCCTGCAAAACAAACCAAAAATGATTGTATTAATGAAGAAAGATTTAGCAGATGACCGGGAAACTGAAAAGTGGATAAAGCATTTCAAGGAGAATGATGTTAGAACCCTTGCTATAGATGTAAATGATAAAGCAGATATAAATCGTATTATTCAATTAGCGAAAGAACTGGGCCAGGAAAAAATGGAAAAACTGAAAAAAAAGGGGATTAACCCTCGGCCTTCTCGGGCGATGATTATTGGCATTCCGAATGTTGGAAAGTCCACATTGATTAATCGTCTCGCGAACAAAAAAATTGCGAAAACAGGGGACATACCTGGTGTTACAAAACAGCAACTCTGGATTAAAGTGAAGAAGGATTTTGAACTGCTTGATACACCAGGAATTCTATGGCCTAAATTTGAAGACGAAATGGTGGGGTATCGATTAGCTGCAATCGGTACGATAAAGGATAAGCTCCTTTCCCTCCAGGATATTACAGCATTTGTCATTCAATATATGCAGGAACAATACCCCGATTTGGTTGAAGAGCGTTATGCTATTAATCGAGATATGGAAGATATGTGGGAGATATTTACAGCTATTGGGAAACAGCGGGGAGCATTGGAAAGTGGTGGAGAAGTAAATTTTGAAAAAGTTTCTGATATTGTGCTGGGTGATCTCCGTACAGGTAGACTAGGTGCAATCACACTTGAATCCCCGTAA
- a CDS encoding ribonuclease HII → MDKKSITALKQLFESGEISEELISHLKTDDRKGVQQLIKSYEKKKYKEEMAEKTFIEMSVFESRAYANGHEYIAGIDEAGRGPLAGPVVAAAVILPRDFKLLGLNDSKQLSEQARNHFFRIIKEQAISYGVSIISSQKIDEINIFEATKLAMHDAINQLSPKPNHILIDAVNLKGLTCTSEAITKGDMKSISIAAASVLAKVSRDRIMKKIHNEYPMYGFESNMGYGTKYHIDNLMTCGVTPYHRKSFSPVRNATYH, encoded by the coding sequence ATGGATAAAAAATCAATTACCGCTTTAAAGCAGTTATTCGAATCAGGAGAAATAAGTGAGGAATTAATCAGTCATTTAAAAACGGATGACCGAAAAGGTGTACAGCAGTTAATTAAATCTTACGAAAAAAAGAAATATAAAGAAGAAATGGCAGAAAAAACATTTATTGAAATGTCAGTATTTGAATCTCGCGCCTACGCAAATGGTCATGAATACATAGCGGGTATTGATGAAGCTGGTAGAGGTCCACTTGCAGGGCCGGTTGTTGCAGCAGCTGTTATTTTACCAAGGGACTTTAAATTGCTTGGTTTAAATGATTCGAAGCAGTTAAGTGAACAGGCAAGAAATCATTTCTTCCGCATTATTAAAGAGCAAGCAATTAGTTATGGTGTGTCGATTATCAGCAGCCAAAAAATAGACGAAATCAATATATTTGAAGCCACCAAATTGGCTATGCATGATGCGATAAATCAGCTAAGTCCAAAACCAAATCACATATTAATTGATGCAGTGAATCTTAAGGGTCTCACGTGTACCTCTGAAGCTATTACCAAAGGAGATATGAAAAGTATTTCCATTGCTGCAGCAAGCGTGTTAGCAAAGGTTAGCCGTGATCGAATTATGAAGAAAATACATAATGAATATCCTATGTACGGATTTGAATCGAATATGGGGTATGGCACGAAATATCACATAGATAATTTAATGACATGCGGGGTTACGCCATATCACAGAAAATCATTTTCACCAGTACGTAACGCAACTTACCACTAG